From Gimesia panareensis, the proteins below share one genomic window:
- a CDS encoding prepilin-type N-terminal cleavage/methylation domain-containing protein has protein sequence MIRSRSHFRSRFGFTLLEVILAIGLTSLLLAAIYAALDLYWKYTTLGHKQVEQAQIARAVFQKISHDLNCVTYRPATAEEETESSDSSSTSDTETEETTTIEIQVTSTDDAYTSGNIGVYGDNQSLVLHTSRPARQPLLVSQNSTPGTTASVRSDLLSVSYFLAVAGAGGLQGAAGDQFRNTSGSADDVQGLSRLEGDRLSMSMADQSADLQQLASQSVLLAPEISSLQFQYFDGTDWLDLWDSTEYGTVPQAIKVTIGFRSDEQLTDLIPANEKINGYTNSYSMVIALPLALPSVLQTSQQDTSSF, from the coding sequence ATGATACGTTCCCGATCTCATTTCCGTTCACGGTTTGGTTTCACACTTTTGGAAGTGATCCTGGCGATTGGGTTGACCAGCCTGTTACTGGCGGCAATCTATGCGGCACTGGATCTATACTGGAAATATACGACTCTCGGACACAAGCAGGTGGAACAGGCACAGATTGCCCGCGCGGTCTTTCAGAAAATTTCGCATGACCTCAACTGTGTTACCTATCGACCGGCCACCGCAGAGGAAGAGACTGAGAGCTCTGACTCTTCCAGTACCTCCGATACAGAAACAGAAGAGACAACAACCATCGAGATTCAGGTAACCAGTACCGACGATGCCTACACTTCGGGGAATATCGGTGTTTATGGAGACAATCAGTCCCTCGTGCTGCACACCAGCCGACCGGCACGCCAGCCCTTACTGGTCTCCCAGAATTCAACGCCGGGGACCACGGCGAGTGTCCGCAGCGATCTGCTTTCCGTTTCCTATTTTCTGGCAGTTGCGGGAGCGGGCGGATTGCAGGGGGCAGCCGGTGATCAGTTTCGGAACACATCCGGCAGTGCGGATGATGTGCAGGGGCTGTCCCGCTTGGAAGGCGATCGACTGTCGATGAGTATGGCGGACCAGTCAGCTGATCTCCAACAGCTGGCTTCACAATCGGTGCTCTTGGCACCGGAAATCAGCAGTCTGCAGTTTCAGTATTTTGATGGTACCGACTGGCTCGATCTCTGGGACAGTACTGAATACGGAACGGTTCCCCAGGCGATCAAAGTTACTATCGGATTTCGCAGCGATGAACAGCTGACAGACCTGATCCCGGCCAACGAAAAAATTAATGGTTATACAAATAGCTACAGTATGGTGATCGCCCTCCCGCTGGCTTTACCTTCTGTTTTACAGACCTCACAACAGGACACCAGCTCATTTTAG
- a CDS encoding prepilin-type N-terminal cleavage/methylation domain-containing protein, producing MSNVTSRQYQLRKQHHRRAAFTLLEMLLVLALLLVLVSVVWPAVLRISAGNRLRQSMQDLNSAFAAARVRAIEQGVMYQVFLEPGGQQYMVVPVDQGLLGGEAAGDDTVTTSASQTVLSGKLPEEFQFSKQTSAVVTEAAVPFAWLSNQPNSKDWNWMQGAFPITFYPDGTAAFDLNQDVLKAERPVARVQLRGLTGSATVSYVQGKSS from the coding sequence ATGTCCAACGTGACCAGCCGACAGTACCAGTTAAGAAAACAGCATCACCGTCGTGCAGCTTTCACACTGCTCGAGATGCTACTGGTGCTGGCACTCCTGCTGGTCCTGGTCAGCGTGGTCTGGCCTGCCGTGTTACGGATCAGTGCGGGAAATCGTCTCCGGCAAAGCATGCAGGATCTGAATTCTGCTTTCGCGGCAGCCCGGGTGCGAGCGATTGAACAGGGGGTGATGTATCAGGTCTTTCTGGAACCGGGGGGGCAACAGTACATGGTGGTCCCCGTTGATCAGGGACTGCTGGGAGGCGAAGCTGCAGGAGACGATACCGTCACGACTTCAGCCAGCCAGACGGTCCTTTCCGGAAAACTACCCGAGGAGTTTCAGTTCAGTAAACAGACTTCCGCTGTGGTAACCGAGGCGGCGGTTCCTTTCGCCTGGCTGTCGAACCAGCCGAATTCGAAAGACTGGAACTGGATGCAGGGGGCATTTCCGATTACCTTTTACCCGGATGGTACAGCCGCCTTTGATCTGAATCAGGATGTTCTGAAAGCAGAACGCCCCGTCGCCCGCGTTCAATTGCGGGGCTTGACGGGATCGGCCACGGTTTCCTACGTACAAGGGAAATCGTCATGA
- a CDS encoding type II secretion system minor pseudopilin — protein MKHTRHSQFDSSYCGQERAGSTLLVVLVVVVMLSLGAYTFSELMIVEMEATNIYGRSLQSRELALSGIELAAAYVGDRSEIDGWNSYHNPSQFQNTNLVPGEVPRVSGYFSVVAPVVTDAQSKTIRFGLSNESGKLNLNILATEEEDELELELETEDVTLTAVDRLMYIPNMTEEIASAILDWIDEDDDPRAYGAESDYYSTLESPYYAKNAPLESLDELLLVRDVTPELLYGEDTNRNGILDPNENDGDVTLPLDNADGVLDAGWSAYLTVHSREINIRPDGSEKINVNQTMLTELYDELETELGPDEARFIVAYRLSGPVQTADDLDSGPTLTTVGGNTSGQQALNELANGLAKAMFSEEGVTVTRGGMDLSAGAAYSINSIYDLIGSEVETEIDGTKTTLSSPWPADASSMTTNLPILHDLLTTTKNQYIEGRIQISEARLETLLGIPEMDETLAHAIVNAQMTVTNGAASTEISQARQTTGWLVIEGLTTIEQMRKLAPYICSGGDVFHVQSLGYFGQSGQMTRMEAIIDGTFIPPRITYVRDLSNLGAGYDLSTIQGTQQDQ, from the coding sequence ATGAAACACACCAGACACTCACAATTTGATTCCAGTTACTGTGGGCAGGAACGCGCCGGCAGTACGCTGCTGGTAGTGCTGGTCGTGGTCGTGATGCTCAGTCTGGGAGCGTATACGTTTTCGGAACTGATGATTGTGGAGATGGAAGCGACCAATATTTACGGTCGCTCCCTCCAGTCGCGCGAACTGGCGCTCTCAGGGATAGAACTGGCAGCTGCCTACGTGGGAGATCGATCTGAGATTGATGGCTGGAATTCGTATCATAATCCCAGCCAGTTCCAGAATACCAACCTGGTCCCCGGTGAAGTGCCACGTGTCAGTGGCTACTTCAGCGTGGTGGCTCCGGTCGTTACTGACGCGCAGTCGAAAACGATCCGTTTTGGACTGAGTAATGAATCAGGCAAGCTGAACCTGAATATCCTGGCGACCGAAGAGGAAGATGAACTGGAACTGGAGCTCGAAACAGAGGACGTCACGCTCACCGCGGTAGATCGGCTGATGTATATCCCGAATATGACGGAAGAAATCGCTTCTGCTATCCTGGACTGGATTGATGAAGACGACGATCCCCGGGCTTACGGTGCGGAGAGCGATTATTACAGTACTCTGGAATCACCCTACTACGCGAAAAACGCACCTCTGGAATCACTGGATGAACTGCTGCTGGTCCGCGACGTGACGCCGGAACTGCTCTACGGTGAAGACACGAACCGCAACGGAATCCTCGACCCGAACGAGAACGATGGCGATGTAACTCTTCCTCTGGATAATGCAGACGGGGTACTGGATGCTGGCTGGTCTGCCTACCTCACTGTCCACAGTCGTGAAATCAATATCCGGCCGGATGGTTCAGAAAAGATCAACGTGAATCAGACCATGTTGACCGAACTCTATGACGAACTGGAAACCGAACTCGGTCCGGACGAGGCTCGTTTCATTGTCGCTTATCGACTGAGTGGTCCCGTACAGACTGCTGATGATCTGGACTCGGGACCGACTTTGACAACCGTGGGAGGCAACACCTCGGGTCAGCAGGCTTTAAATGAACTGGCCAACGGTCTGGCGAAAGCGATGTTTTCCGAAGAAGGAGTCACCGTAACCCGTGGAGGCATGGATCTCTCTGCCGGTGCCGCCTATTCGATCAATTCCATCTACGATCTGATTGGCTCAGAAGTGGAAACCGAAATCGATGGCACCAAGACCACATTGTCGAGTCCCTGGCCTGCGGATGCCTCCAGCATGACCACAAATTTGCCCATCCTGCACGATCTTCTGACGACAACGAAAAACCAGTACATCGAAGGTCGCATCCAGATCAGTGAAGCCCGACTGGAAACCCTGCTGGGAATTCCGGAAATGGATGAAACACTGGCTCATGCGATCGTCAATGCCCAAATGACTGTTACAAACGGAGCCGCTTCTACAGAAATCAGTCAGGCCCGTCAGACAACAGGATGGCTTGTGATTGAAGGGCTTACGACAATAGAACAGATGCGGAAACTGGCTCCTTATATCTGTAGTGGCGGCGACGTCTTTCACGTACAGTCGCTGGGATATTTCGGGCAATCCGGACAAATGACCCGCATGGAGGCGATCATTGATGGTACTTTTATTCCTCCACGGATTACGTATGTCCGCGATTTGAGTAACCTGGGGGCGGGCTATGACCTCTCGACGATTCAGGGAACGCAGCAGGATCAGTAG
- a CDS encoding cadherin repeat domain-containing protein, protein MTTRQNQLKVINQQIDQKEQKELELLRSAKQLGDWVAHSLPPDEHDAQRLYLEWLNDLAELSGITNLKLSPGRRIREGKTYIAIQVSLEGTAAYDQLCRFLLHFYQTDLRQNIISMELDGTGTGKSDPLELKLTAEGLALTKAKPRELLFPRARLAATLNFDATSLKVNGTSEFPQETPFRIRINQEFLTVNEIKGDTWSLVRGASQTVPARYESGTPVELAPLNQSTDGSTKLQQPLTQDAQVLKVLGDRYFPLGESFLIKIDNEILNVTSRNATEWTVQRGLLDTKPAPHVKGATVVQVPEYLQALYDYQMIADASPFAKPVPDKVYQLELRDIGKQTVVRGNTLDLSLPLSGINPSQAAPKVTVKSDLPGIVAQAGKLQWAPAKEQKVGRYPVTVSATQGDQTVEKSFEIEFLEKNTAPQLETVASVTAYQARPLSLQVKAKDVDEPAQKLRFELEAGAPEGMRINAETGELTWTPSVSAELKEYPVTVKVTDSGIPAASNSQKIAVTVALDDAFFTFLTGSIELDGKRIAWIRNRATNQKREVKEGDAIDVADLHAVVKTITDKYVVLEIDGKPWMLSLGENFRSLRNLTSVPVLN, encoded by the coding sequence GTGACAACACGCCAAAATCAGCTTAAGGTCATCAATCAGCAGATTGACCAGAAAGAGCAGAAAGAGCTGGAACTGCTTCGCTCCGCTAAACAGCTTGGAGACTGGGTGGCACACAGTCTCCCTCCGGACGAACACGATGCGCAGCGGCTCTATCTGGAATGGCTGAATGATCTCGCGGAACTCTCCGGGATTACGAATCTCAAGCTCTCCCCGGGGAGACGGATTCGTGAAGGCAAGACCTACATCGCCATTCAGGTATCCCTGGAAGGGACCGCTGCCTACGATCAATTGTGTCGTTTCCTGCTGCACTTTTACCAGACCGACTTGCGGCAGAACATCATCAGTATGGAACTGGACGGGACAGGCACCGGTAAGTCTGATCCGCTTGAACTGAAACTGACAGCAGAAGGACTGGCCTTAACCAAAGCCAAACCGCGCGAACTGTTGTTTCCACGCGCCCGACTGGCTGCAACTCTCAATTTTGATGCAACCAGCCTCAAAGTGAACGGCACCAGCGAGTTTCCCCAGGAAACCCCTTTTCGTATTCGCATCAACCAGGAATTTCTGACCGTCAATGAAATCAAGGGAGATACCTGGTCCCTGGTTCGCGGGGCCAGCCAGACGGTGCCGGCCCGCTACGAGTCGGGGACACCTGTCGAACTGGCACCTTTGAATCAATCGACGGACGGCAGTACGAAACTGCAGCAGCCTCTCACACAGGATGCGCAGGTGCTCAAAGTTCTGGGGGATCGGTATTTCCCGCTCGGGGAAAGTTTCCTGATCAAAATCGATAACGAAATTCTGAATGTCACTTCTCGGAATGCGACTGAGTGGACCGTCCAGCGTGGCTTGCTCGATACCAAACCGGCTCCACATGTCAAAGGGGCCACTGTCGTTCAAGTGCCAGAGTATCTCCAGGCTCTGTATGATTATCAGATGATTGCTGATGCCAGTCCTTTCGCCAAACCTGTCCCCGATAAGGTTTATCAACTGGAACTGCGCGACATCGGAAAACAGACTGTGGTCAGAGGAAATACGCTGGATTTGAGTCTGCCTCTCTCCGGCATTAACCCCTCCCAGGCTGCTCCTAAGGTGACAGTCAAATCAGATCTACCAGGGATTGTGGCTCAAGCGGGCAAACTGCAATGGGCACCTGCGAAAGAACAGAAAGTGGGACGGTATCCGGTGACGGTTTCTGCGACGCAAGGAGATCAGACGGTCGAGAAATCATTCGAGATCGAATTCCTGGAAAAGAATACTGCTCCCCAACTGGAAACGGTTGCCTCCGTGACGGCTTATCAGGCACGGCCCTTGTCTCTGCAGGTGAAAGCAAAAGACGTGGATGAACCTGCCCAGAAACTTCGATTTGAATTAGAGGCCGGGGCACCTGAAGGCATGCGGATCAATGCCGAAACCGGCGAGTTAACCTGGACGCCATCCGTTTCAGCCGAATTGAAGGAATATCCAGTTACAGTCAAAGTCACCGATTCTGGGATTCCTGCTGCCTCCAACTCGCAGAAAATTGCAGTCACAGTCGCGCTGGATGATGCCTTTTTTACATTTCTGACGGGCAGCATTGAACTGGATGGAAAACGGATCGCCTGGATTCGAAATCGGGCAACTAACCAGAAACGAGAAGTCAAGGAGGGCGATGCGATCGATGTGGCAGATCTGCATGCGGTCGTCAAAACGATTACGGATAAATACGTCGTCCTGGAAATCGACGGAAAACCCTGGATGCTCTCTCTGGGAGAAAATTTCAGATCTCTGCGAAACCTGACATCAGTCCCCGTGTTAAATTAA
- a CDS encoding type IV pilus biogenesis protein PilM: protein MADYLAINWEKTKLTGVEAHVGVASVSIRRTFEITWPEQHQPSLDPVSAGSWLKNELHHRGLSAKQVLISFPRHDSTVRLLEIPDVPLEEIPEIVRFQTATKSSVPLGQLMLDYLLMPAQEGKTTREVLVTSIGKELHDKALKTFQSMGLEVVSTGLSSISTAEWIAHASTSDLEPPTLILNPAEGYLEMSLVQQRRLLFTNSTPLSIEEGQAANQIIQTELKRFLMSRSAQLAGQNIASIILIGEETSQHSLVQELQAQYQCPVEVLNPLANVNSSENDAGQSQLGALAGPLGLVYSRQQKRLETVDFLHPHKAEEKPDRRKLQIGLGVAGVVLIALTAFFLTQRRVSDLDDQIADRKKVQRDLDELLKRGQPTLESVAVIEEWEKSNSPTLKVFQELDHVLPGTDRIYLSELTVNRSSGQSLSRLRTTGNAKDDLDVRDLNQQLAHSNYRVHPKRSNNLTMDTEYPVPFEIDAERLPPEKNTQEKKPQVKTAPANEK from the coding sequence ATGGCAGATTATCTGGCAATCAACTGGGAAAAAACAAAACTGACCGGAGTGGAAGCACACGTTGGAGTGGCTTCCGTTTCCATCAGACGCACGTTTGAAATTACCTGGCCCGAGCAGCATCAACCCTCTCTGGATCCAGTTTCAGCAGGCAGTTGGCTCAAGAACGAACTTCACCACCGCGGGCTCTCGGCAAAACAGGTACTGATTTCTTTTCCCCGACACGACTCGACGGTACGGCTGCTCGAAATTCCTGATGTTCCCCTGGAAGAAATTCCGGAAATCGTCCGGTTCCAGACAGCGACGAAATCTTCTGTTCCGTTGGGACAATTGATGCTTGATTATCTGCTGATGCCAGCTCAGGAAGGGAAGACGACTCGCGAGGTGCTCGTTACCAGCATCGGGAAAGAATTACACGATAAAGCACTGAAAACATTTCAGTCGATGGGACTTGAAGTCGTTTCCACGGGGCTCAGTTCCATCAGCACTGCAGAATGGATTGCCCATGCCTCCACGAGCGATCTGGAACCGCCGACATTGATCCTGAATCCGGCGGAAGGTTATCTGGAAATGTCTCTGGTACAGCAGCGTCGATTGCTGTTTACCAATTCCACTCCTCTGTCAATAGAAGAGGGACAAGCTGCAAATCAAATCATTCAAACCGAACTGAAACGGTTTCTGATGTCGCGCAGTGCCCAACTGGCGGGACAGAATATTGCCTCCATCATATTAATTGGAGAAGAGACCTCACAGCACTCACTGGTGCAGGAACTGCAGGCGCAGTATCAATGTCCGGTCGAAGTTTTGAATCCGCTGGCCAATGTGAATAGCTCGGAAAACGATGCAGGACAGAGTCAACTGGGAGCTCTGGCCGGGCCCCTGGGGCTCGTTTATTCGCGGCAGCAGAAACGATTGGAAACGGTGGATTTCCTGCACCCGCATAAAGCCGAAGAGAAACCGGATCGACGAAAACTGCAGATCGGTCTCGGAGTAGCGGGAGTCGTCTTGATTGCGCTCACCGCTTTCTTCCTCACGCAGCGCCGCGTGTCTGATCTGGATGATCAGATCGCAGATCGAAAGAAAGTGCAGCGGGATCTGGATGAACTGCTCAAACGAGGCCAACCAACCCTGGAGTCGGTGGCTGTTATTGAAGAATGGGAAAAATCAAATTCGCCCACTTTAAAAGTCTTCCAGGAACTCGACCACGTTCTACCCGGAACAGACCGGATTTATTTAAGCGAACTCACGGTGAATCGTTCCAGTGGCCAGTCCTTGAGTCGACTGCGGACAACAGGAAATGCGAAAGATGATCTGGATGTTCGAGATCTGAATCAGCAACTGGCACACAGTAACTACCGGGTGCATCCCAAACGAAGCAACAATCTGACCATGGATACCGAATATCCGGTTCCCTTTGAAATAGACGCGGAGCGACTGCCCCCGGAGAAAAACACTCAGGAGAAAAAACCTCAGGTGAAAACAGCACCTGCGAACGAGAAATAA
- a CDS encoding type IV pilus modification PilV family protein yields MNRTQERVRSRAGLTLLEVLISLAIFLGALSALSQLIGIGSRAAVQAQLRTQAILKCQSKLSEVLAGAQPLESVSQAAFEDEENWKWSLDVQPGAYDNMLLLTVNVQYAGAGDTVTTSYQLTRQIRDPAMLLDAANTVESTTEMTLEEQL; encoded by the coding sequence ATGAACAGAACACAGGAACGAGTTCGGTCACGAGCGGGTTTAACACTGCTGGAAGTCCTGATTTCCCTGGCGATTTTTCTGGGTGCCCTCTCCGCGCTCAGCCAACTGATCGGCATCGGTTCTCGGGCCGCAGTTCAGGCACAGCTGCGGACACAGGCCATCCTAAAATGTCAGTCAAAACTTTCGGAGGTCTTGGCGGGGGCTCAGCCCCTGGAATCGGTGTCCCAGGCCGCTTTTGAGGATGAAGAGAACTGGAAGTGGAGCCTGGATGTTCAGCCGGGCGCTTATGATAACATGTTGCTGCTGACCGTCAACGTCCAGTACGCCGGGGCGGGTGATACAGTCACGACCAGTTATCAGTTGACGCGACAGATCCGGGATCCGGCGATGCTGCTTGATGCCGCCAATACCGTGGAGTCCACCACAGAAATGACATTGGAGGAACAGCTATGA
- a CDS encoding type II secretion system protein GspG — protein MKRIKSDNRQQRRGFTLLEMLIVLGIILVIAAMVVPNLLGSQKKANIKATRASIHNLEQAFKLYAAENNGEYPQGGPEQLQLLMEPVSTDGKAAEPYIESLPLDAWGQMFHYEYPNNKAQSTKPAIWSSGPNQQDENGSGDDVNNWDQTE, from the coding sequence ATGAAACGAATCAAATCAGACAACAGACAGCAACGGCGTGGTTTTACACTCCTCGAAATGTTGATCGTACTGGGAATTATCCTCGTGATCGCAGCGATGGTGGTACCGAACCTGCTGGGCAGCCAGAAAAAAGCGAATATCAAAGCCACCCGGGCCAGTATTCATAACCTGGAACAGGCATTCAAACTGTATGCTGCCGAGAATAACGGCGAATACCCGCAAGGGGGCCCCGAACAACTGCAGTTACTGATGGAGCCCGTCAGTACGGATGGCAAAGCAGCTGAGCCGTATATCGAATCTCTGCCTCTGGATGCCTGGGGGCAGATGTTCCACTACGAGTATCCCAACAACAAAGCCCAGTCCACCAAGCCGGCAATCTGGTCTTCGGGCCCGAACCAGCAGGATGAAAATGGATCCGGCGACGATGTCAATAACTGGGATCAGACAGAGTAA